A window of the Bacillota bacterium genome harbors these coding sequences:
- a CDS encoding TerD family protein has product MKQSLQTGGNIVLSASKGTVIVTHDISHLIDISLTAFLVTDAGKVQGDSGIVFYNQPEGPFGVATFISPYDLGNTKNHKINFDLSKAPAGITKIAVTLTEDNATGFSNVKNLRAEIHVGGDVIQLVPSNFTNENGIVVLELYLKNGQPKARAIWQGFVSGLDGLCRNYGVEVSESVEQNLSSVSQATKKKEPVSEESLNHSLASINLEKIKGKINLDKGKDPVLIDKTPEITASVSWKTGTDYDIYALVYTTDGKQIDVAMFGAAGVPPLKRFGNGAVEHMGDVGRDSKSVKTEIIKIRLNDNILGVVPVVYSAQSNGTGSFYRYKVSMCIDNHQGTSVMISANNASKNDRIYTCVPGVLLNTSNGILIKAVELYSKPGSENRPKLKMSSTGMIEILMDKGPINDYK; this is encoded by the coding sequence ATGAAACAATCTCTTCAAACGGGGGGAAATATTGTTCTTAGTGCTTCTAAAGGCACTGTTATTGTTACGCATGATATCTCACATTTGATAGATATTTCTTTGACTGCCTTCCTTGTAACCGATGCGGGCAAGGTGCAGGGGGATAGTGGAATTGTATTTTATAATCAACCGGAAGGACCTTTTGGTGTAGCCACCTTTATCTCACCATATGACTTGGGTAACACCAAGAATCATAAAATTAATTTTGACCTAAGTAAAGCACCAGCGGGTATTACTAAAATAGCTGTTACGCTTACAGAGGATAATGCCACGGGTTTTTCAAATGTAAAGAATCTTAGAGCTGAGATACACGTTGGTGGAGATGTTATTCAGTTAGTGCCCTCAAATTTTACAAATGAGAATGGAATAGTTGTTTTAGAATTGTATTTAAAAAATGGCCAACCAAAGGCACGTGCAATATGGCAGGGTTTCGTGTCGGGCCTTGATGGTTTGTGCAGAAATTATGGTGTTGAGGTTTCTGAATCCGTAGAGCAGAACCTATCTTCGGTATCTCAAGCAACTAAAAAGAAAGAACCTGTAAGTGAAGAAAGTTTGAACCATTCATTAGCCTCAATAAATCTTGAAAAAATTAAAGGCAAGATTAATCTCGATAAAGGTAAGGACCCAGTCTTAATTGATAAAACACCTGAAATTACAGCGTCAGTATCTTGGAAGACGGGGACAGATTACGATATTTATGCTTTGGTTTATACAACGGATGGCAAGCAGATTGATGTTGCCATGTTTGGAGCAGCGGGGGTACCTCCTCTCAAGCGGTTTGGTAATGGTGCTGTAGAACATATGGGTGATGTTGGGCGAGATAGTAAATCTGTTAAGACGGAAATAATTAAAATAAGATTAAATGATAATATCCTTGGGGTGGTTCCTGTGGTCTATTCTGCACAGTCTAACGGAACAGGTTCATTTTACCGTTATAAGGTATCAATGTGCATTGATAATCATCAGGGAACATCGGTTATGATTTCAGCAAATAATGCAAGTAAAAATGACAGAATTTATACTTGCGTTCCGGGTGTATTACTGAATACGTCAAATGGAATTTTAATAAAGGCAGTTGAGCTTTATAGCAA